The DNA region GTGGCAAGGGCGTCGGCCGCGCGTTGATCAACGGCGTCTACGCCCAGGCGAAGCTCGCCGGCTCGCCGCGGGTCTACTGGCAGACCCACGAGACCAATCACACCGCGATGCAGCTTTATGACAAGGTCGCGGAGAAGCCGGGCTTCGTGATCTATCGCAAGATCTTCTGAGCACACCGCAGAACCGCTGGCCTCCCTGTGGATTGCATCCAGGTGTCACCGGCGCGTTACAAAGCCCGGCTAGGCTTTTGCTTGCGTAAGATCAGGCCCCCCGTCTCGGATCTCGCGCCACGAGCGGTCCCCGTCAGTCGCCGCGTCTGACCGGGACCGCTTTTTTCTTGCACGCTTTTTTGCAGCATCGCCATGCGCCTGTCCCGGCGGAGCGGAACCCTGTCCGCCCCGGCACGCGCGTCACAATGAGGAGATGGCGGTGATCGACCGGAACACGAGAGGATAGTTATCGCGCGGCCTAACCACGGACGTCGTCCCGGCGAAGGCCGGGACCCATAACCACAAATGTATGTTGTTATGCCGTGCTGCGGCCCCGGCGTCTTCCAACAATCAAGAACGGTGGCTATGGGTCCCGGCCTTCGCCGGGACGACACTGTGGGTGTGGCCCGCGCTTACACCACCAGCCCCTTGATCGGTTTCACCGGCGCGCTGTCGGGGAACACCGCATCCGCCAGCGCGCGCTCGCCGATGCCGAACTGGTCGTGCAGCACGCCCTTGATCACGGCGCGCAGATCCGTCGTCGGGGCGAGATCGCGGGCCTGGTAGAGATTGGCTACCTTCAGGCCCGGCCAATCGGTGATCATGCGGCCGCCGCTCACCGCGCCGCCGGCGAGCAGTGCGATGGTGCCGGTGCCGTGGTCGGTGCCTTCGGTGCCGTTGATGCGCGCGGTGCGGCCGAACTCGGTGGCGACCACGATCACGGTGTCTCGCCAGCGTGGCCCAAGGCCGCTTTCGAACTCGGCGAGCGCGCCGTCGAGCCCGCCGAGCAACTGCGCGAGGCGCCCGACCGGGCCGCCCTCATTGGCGTGAGTGTCCCAGCCGTCGAAGGCGAGCGCGCCGATCCGCGGGCCGTCATCGGCCGCCATCAGTTTCGCAGCGCCTCGCGCCACGAGCCGCATCGCGGCCGCAGCGCCGCCGCCCGGCTTCGGCCGCATCGCTTCGCCCTGCGCCTGCTTCTCGAGCTGCAGGCCCTGCGTCAACGCGCCGGCCAATGCGGGATCGCGGTGCTGGTAGAGATCGAGCAGCCGCGTCCCGGTGTCGTCGGCGGCCTGCGGCAGCGTCACCGGCGCCCAGCCGACGGTCGGCGCTGTGCCGCGCAGCACCAGCGGCGTGGTCGGGCCGACCGCGAGCGCGCTCATCACCCGCTCGCCCCTGGGCAACGCCTCCAGCGCCCGGTTGAGCCAGCCCGACTGCACGCGGCCCGGGCCGGGAAAGCCGCTCTCCAGCACGTCCTGCCCGTCGAAATGCGAACGGTCGCGATAGGCGGTTGCGACGGCATGCACCACCGCGGCCTGCTTGGCGCGATACATCCGCGCAAATTCCGGCATCGCCGGATGCAGACCGAAGAAGGAATCGAGCATCACCGCAGCGTTCGGCCCATCGGACCGCAGCGCGATCGCGCCATGGAGTGCGGCATAGTCGGGATCGCCAATCGGCGCGACGGTGGCGAGGCCATCGAGCGCGCCGCGCAGGATGATGACAACGAAGCGCGGATCGCGGCCGTCCGCCGCGCGAGCCAATCTCGGCAAATACGCCCACGCCGCAAACGACGCGCCGCCGAGCAGCAGCGCGCGCCGCGACGTCGCCTGCATCACCAAGCCCTCAGAGCATGCCATCGTCATCTCCTCTGGAATTCCGGCGACATCAGCAGCAGCGCCAGCGCCTGCTGGCGCGATTCCGCGCGCTCGATGGTGCGCCGCGTCTCGGGCGAGGCCGCATCGGCCGCGACGAGCTCCAGCAGGTCGCGCGGATCGAACCGGTCGGCGAGCTGGGAGGCGACCTGCGCCGAGATATCGAGCCTGAGCTTCATGCCCTCGGGCGCGGCCCACGCCGCATTGGTATCGGGAAAGCCGTTCGGCCCGGCCGGCGTCCAGAGCGGCTGGCCGAGCACATTGAGGCCGCCGAGATAGCGGCCCGGATCCTCCGGGTTGCGCGCCAGCAGGCGACCGGATGCGATCAGGAATTCGTAGGGCGAGCGCATCTTGGTCAGCGGCGCCTGCCAGGCCTCGTTGGATCCGACCAGCGCTGTGGCCAGCGCTTTCAGATCGCCATCGGTCCCGGTGAAGACATCCTGCAGCTTCGCCGCCACGGCCGGCGGCGGATCATCCGCAACGAAGTGGCGGGCGAATTTTGTAGCGATGAATTTGGCGGTCGACGGATGCCGCGCAATGTCAGCGAGCACCGCCTCGCCCTGCGCGATGCCGCCGGGCTGATAGGTCTTGCCCAGCACCTGCTGCGGCCCCGGCTGATGCGCATTGGCATTGAACACAAAGCTGCCGGGCGCGCCGAGCTGGCCCTGGCGGCCGGCAAAGGTCCAGCCCGTGATGACGCGCGCGAACGAGGTGACGTCGTCCTGGGTGTAGCCGCCGCCGACGCCGAGCGTGTGCAGCTCCATGATCTCGCGCGCGAGATTTTCGTTGAGGCCGCGGTGGCGGTTGATGCCGGCGCGTGAATCCGGACCGAGCGATTGCTGGTTGTCGAGGAAGAACAGCATCGCCGGATGCTGCTCGACCGCCTTCAGCATGTCGGCGAAGCGGCCGAGCACATGCGGACGGATCGCCTCGCGCTCGAACGAGCCGGCCCACATCCGCGCCAGCGCGCCCTTGTTGGCGGAGATGCAGAAGTGGTTGGACCAGAACACCACGAGACGCTCGACGAAGCCGCAATCGGCGACCACGCCGCGCTGCAGCCGTGCCAAGGCCTCGGCGCGAAACGTCTTCTGGATGATGTTGGGCGGCTCGGCCGGCGGCTCGGGCGGATTGATCGACGGCTGCATGGCCGCCGGCGCCATTGCGTTGACGGTGTCGGCCATTTGACCTTGCGCCTGCATCGCCGCATCCTTGCCGGCAATCTCCTTGGCGGCGGAGGAGAGCGACAGGTTGCGCCGCATCGGCTGCCTGGCATCCGGGGCCGGCGGCGTCTCGCTCGTGGCGGGTTGCGCCGCTTTGGCGGCGTCACGCGCCTGCCGGATCTCGAACTGATAGTCGAACACCTGCTTGCCGAGCTCGGGCGTCGAGAGCAGGCCGGGCATTTCCAGCAGCGCGCCGTTCGGATGCGCCAGTTCCGCAAGCACGAAGCCGCGCGGATCGGATGCCGCGTTGATGAAGTCTCCGGCCGCGCCGCCGCGGGCACCGAAGCCGAAACGATTGAGAGCCACCAGTGCTGCTTGCGAATCGCGAGCCATGTTAGTGTCCTGGTCAGCGTCCCAAGGTAGCGTCCCAAGAGTTCCCTTGATCGCGGGTCCCCTGTATATGGATCGCGCGCCATCATAGCGCGGTTCGCGATGAACCCGAGATTAACTCGCGCATTAAATCGCGGTTAGGAATCCGCCCAACATCATGAACGACGCCTCTGAGAAATTCCCCACGCGACGGCTCGCCTGCGCGACATGCGGTGCCGAATTCTCCTGCTCGCCGACGGGGCCGTGCTGGTGTTCCGACGAGAGCTTTCGCGTGCCGATGCCGAGCGATGGCGGCGACTGCCTGTGTCCCGCCTGCTTGCGGAAACTCGCGGAACAACACGTAGGCGTGAGCGCGACGTGAGCGAACGCTGGATCGTCGACGCCGTCCTGCTCGACATGGACGGCACGCTGCTCGACACCGAGCGGGTGTATTTCGATAGCCTGGTCGCGGCGCTCGATTCATGCGGCTACGGCGATGATGCCGCCGCGCTCTGCCACGCCATGATCGGGCTGCCGGGACCGGTCTGCGAAGCGATACTGCGCGAACGCTACGGCGCGGCCTTTCCGCTTGCCGATGTGAACCGCACCTTCGTCGCCACCCGCGATCGCATGTTCGCAGCCGCCCTGCCGCTGAAGACAGGCACGCTTGCCCTGCTCGACGGCCTCGCTGATGCCGGGTGCCCGATGGCGATCGTGACCTCGTCATCCCGCCGCACTGCCGAGCGCCATCTTGCGCTCGCCGGCATCCGCGACCGCTTCGACACATTGCTCACGCTGGATGACGTCACGCATGGCAAGCCCGATCCGGAGCTCTACCTCAAGGCCGCCGCACGCCTCGGCGTGAGGCCGCAAGCTTGCATCGCCGTGGAAGACTCCAACCATGGCGTCGCCGCGGCGCACGCTGCGGGCACCATCACGTTGATGGTGCCCGACATCGCGCAGCCGACCGCGGAGACGCGCGGAAGATGCGCCGCGGTGCTACCGGATCTGAATGCGGTGCTGCGGCTGCTTCAGGAGCGCGGCGCATTGGCGCGCCGCGCGCTGTAGCGCGCAGGGTGGGCAAGGAGCGCAGCGACGTGCCCACCATCCGCGACGTGCTCGTGATGGTGGGCACGCGGAGCCTATGACGGAAACTACCGCACCACCGCCGCGGTCTGCCCGAACAGCAGCTTGCGCTCCTCCTCGGTCCGGATCGCGGGCTGGCCGAAATTCGGGTTGACCTCTTTTGCCTTGGCGTAGGCGCGCTCGGTGGCGGGGCGCTTGCCGATGGTCTCCAGCCAGCGCTTCAGATGCGGGAAGTCGTCGATCTCCTGGCCCTGGTTCTTGTACGGCACGACCCAGGGATAGCTCGCCATGTCGGCGATCGAATAGTCGCCGGCGATGAATTGGCGATCCGACAGGCGCTTGTTGAGCACGCCGTAGAGCCGGTTGGTCTCGTTGACATAGCGGTCGATCGCGTAAGGCAGTTTCTCCACCGCGTAGTTGCGGAAATGGTGGTTCTGGCCCGCCATCGGCCCGAGCCCGCCCATCTGCCAGAAGGTCCACTGGATCGCGTCGTAGCGGCCGTAGAGATCGGCAGGCAGGAACCGGCCGGTCTTCTCGGCGAGGTAGAGCAGGATCGCGCCGGACTCGAAGACGTGTAACGGCTTGCCGCCGCCCTTCGGCGCGTGATCCGTGATCGCCGGCATGCGGTTGTTCGGCGCGATCTGCAAAAAGTCCGGCTTGAACTGGTCGCCCTTGCCGATGTTGATCGGGAAGACCTTGTAGTCGAGCCCGGTCTCCTCGAGGAACATCGTGATCTTGTGGCCGTTCGGCGTGCTCCAGTAGTAAAGATCGATCATGGGGGACGGTCCTGGATTGAGGCGTGCACCGGCGTGCGCCGCGAAAGAAGATGCGATTGCATGAACTTGCGCGCAACCCGCCGCTGAGTCAATGACGGCATCATGACCGCGCGCGAATGTGATGAGCGGCCGCGCCATTGAGCCGCGACGGGATTGGACCTAAGCTCGGCGCATTATCTGCATCATCATTTTTCGGCGGGGCTTCCATGACGAACGACTTGGCACGGCGTGATTTCCTGAAAGGTTCGGCCGCGATCGCGGGCGCTGCCGCGGCGGGCGCGTTCTCCTGCGTCGAGATCGCGAGTGCCGCCCCGATCGAGGTACCGACGGTCGACAAACTCTCGATCCGCGTTCTCGTGGATTCCAGCTTCGACCAGTTCTT from Bradyrhizobium genosp. L includes:
- a CDS encoding DUF1501 domain-containing protein produces the protein MTMACSEGLVMQATSRRALLLGGASFAAWAYLPRLARAADGRDPRFVVIILRGALDGLATVAPIGDPDYAALHGAIALRSDGPNAAVMLDSFFGLHPAMPEFARMYRAKQAAVVHAVATAYRDRSHFDGQDVLESGFPGPGRVQSGWLNRALEALPRGERVMSALAVGPTTPLVLRGTAPTVGWAPVTLPQAADDTGTRLLDLYQHRDPALAGALTQGLQLEKQAQGEAMRPKPGGGAAAAMRLVARGAAKLMAADDGPRIGALAFDGWDTHANEGGPVGRLAQLLGGLDGALAEFESGLGPRWRDTVIVVATEFGRTARINGTEGTDHGTGTIALLAGGAVSGGRMITDWPGLKVANLYQARDLAPTTDLRAVIKGVLHDQFGIGERALADAVFPDSAPVKPIKGLVV
- a CDS encoding DUF1800 domain-containing protein, which gives rise to MARDSQAALVALNRFGFGARGGAAGDFINAASDPRGFVLAELAHPNGALLEMPGLLSTPELGKQVFDYQFEIRQARDAAKAAQPATSETPPAPDARQPMRRNLSLSSAAKEIAGKDAAMQAQGQMADTVNAMAPAAMQPSINPPEPPAEPPNIIQKTFRAEALARLQRGVVADCGFVERLVVFWSNHFCISANKGALARMWAGSFEREAIRPHVLGRFADMLKAVEQHPAMLFFLDNQQSLGPDSRAGINRHRGLNENLAREIMELHTLGVGGGYTQDDVTSFARVITGWTFAGRQGQLGAPGSFVFNANAHQPGPQQVLGKTYQPGGIAQGEAVLADIARHPSTAKFIATKFARHFVADDPPPAVAAKLQDVFTGTDGDLKALATALVGSNEAWQAPLTKMRSPYEFLIASGRLLARNPEDPGRYLGGLNVLGQPLWTPAGPNGFPDTNAAWAAPEGMKLRLDISAQVASQLADRFDPRDLLELVAADAASPETRRTIERAESRQQALALLLMSPEFQRR
- a CDS encoding HAD family hydrolase; the encoded protein is MSERWIVDAVLLDMDGTLLDTERVYFDSLVAALDSCGYGDDAAALCHAMIGLPGPVCEAILRERYGAAFPLADVNRTFVATRDRMFAAALPLKTGTLALLDGLADAGCPMAIVTSSSRRTAERHLALAGIRDRFDTLLTLDDVTHGKPDPELYLKAAARLGVRPQACIAVEDSNHGVAAAHAAGTITLMVPDIAQPTAETRGRCAAVLPDLNAVLRLLQERGALARRAL
- a CDS encoding glutathione binding-like protein, translating into MIDLYYWSTPNGHKITMFLEETGLDYKVFPINIGKGDQFKPDFLQIAPNNRMPAITDHAPKGGGKPLHVFESGAILLYLAEKTGRFLPADLYGRYDAIQWTFWQMGGLGPMAGQNHHFRNYAVEKLPYAIDRYVNETNRLYGVLNKRLSDRQFIAGDYSIADMASYPWVVPYKNQGQEIDDFPHLKRWLETIGKRPATERAYAKAKEVNPNFGQPAIRTEEERKLLFGQTAAVVR